The following are encoded in a window of Falco biarmicus isolate bFalBia1 chromosome 8, bFalBia1.pri, whole genome shotgun sequence genomic DNA:
- the ASB1 gene encoding ankyrin repeat and SOCS box protein 1: MAEGGPPGGGDPPAASGGQAGRNLKEWLREQFCDHPIEHCEDTRLHDAAYVGDLPTLKSLLQEESFQSRINEKSVWCCGWLPCTPLRIAATAGHGPCVDFLLRKGAEIDLVDVKGQTALYVAVVNGHLECAKILLEAGADPNGSRHHRSTPVYHAARVGRADILRELIRYGADVDVNHHLTSRVPSLSLRPLTTLVVCPLYISAAYHNLQCFRLLLQAGANPDFNCCGPINIQGFSRGSPVCVMDAVLRHGCEAAFVHLLIDFGANLNLVKVEALGVESTGRVKVNPEALQVFKEARGHTRSLLSLCRIAVRRILGKSRLDLIHILPIPDPIKQFLLHEHS; encoded by the exons ATGGCGGAGGGCGGcccccccggcggcggggaCCCGCCCGCCGCCTCAGGCGGGCAGGCAG GTCGTAACCTGAAGGAGTGGCTGCGGGAGCAGTTTTGCGACCACCCCATCGAGCACTGCGAGGACACCCGGCTGCACGACGCGGCCTACGTGGGGGACCTGCCCACCCTCAAgagcctgctgcaggaggagagctTCCAAAG CCGGATCAATGAGAAGTCAGTGTGGTGCTGCGGCTGGCTGCCCTGCACACCGCTACGCATCGCCGCCACCGCTGGCCATGGCCCCTGCGTTGACTTCCTCCTCCGCAAAGGGGCTGAGATTGATTTAGTGGATGTGAAGGGTCAGACCGCCCTCTACGTAGCTGTGGTCAACGGGCACCTTGAGTGTGCCAagatcctcctggaagctgGGGCTGACCCCAACGGCAGCCGGCATCACCGCAGCACCCCTGTCTACCATGCGGCACGCGTGGGCCGGGCAGACATCCTCCGGGAGCTGATCAG GTATGGTGCAGATGTGGATGTGAACCACCACCTCACTTCGCGGgtccccagcctctccctgcGGCCCCTTACCACACTGGTGGTCTGCCCCCTGTACATCAGTGCAGCCTACCACAACCTGCAGTGCTTTCggctgctgctccaggctggaGCCAACCCGGATTTTAACTGCTGTGGGCCCATCAACATCCAGGGCTTCTCCCGGGGCTCCCCAGTGTGCGTGATGGACGCTGTCCTGCGGCATGGCTGTGAAGCGGCGTTTGTCCACCTCTTGATTGACTTTGGAGCCAATCTGAACCTGGTGAAAGTGGAAGCCTTGGGAGTTGAATCCACAGGGAGGGTCAAAGTCAACCCTGAGGCACTGCAGGTGTTCAAAGAAGCAAGGG GCCACACCCGGAGCCTCTTGTCTCTCTGCCGCATAGCTGTACGAAGAATACTTGGCAAATCTCGTCTGGATCTGATCCATATCCTTCCAATCCCAGACCCCATTAAACAATTTTTACTTCACGAACACAGTTAA